In Devosia litorisediminis, one genomic interval encodes:
- the betC gene encoding choline-sulfatase, giving the protein MAVKPNILVFMADQLNGTLFPDGPADWLHAPNLKALADRSTRFANAYTGSPLCAPGRASYMSGQLPHRTRVYDNAAEFASDIPTYAHHLRRAGYHTALSGKMHFVGPDQMHGFEERLTTDIYPADFGWTPDYRKPGERIDWWYHNLGSVTGAGIGEISNQLEYDDEVAFQATAKVYDLGRRLDDRPWMMTVSFSHPHDPYVARKKYWDLYADCEHLMPRVSAMDYAEQDPHSKRLLDASDAKSFDITEKNIRRSRRAYFANISYVDDKIGEVLTALEGSEQSDNTIIVLVSDHGDMLGERGLWFKMSFLEGSARVPMMIAAPGLPPGLIETPVSTMDINPTLADLAGLDLGEIMPWTDGESLVPLAQGTPRSTPVLMEYAAEGSEAPLVALRLENWKYIHCELDPPQLFNLASDPDELVNLAADPGHAELAARFADLVAKHWNLEAFDADVRQSQARRLIVYEALRNGAYFPWDFQPLQKASERFMRNHMDLNVLEHNQRYPRGE; this is encoded by the coding sequence TTGGCCGTTAAGCCCAATATTCTCGTTTTTATGGCCGATCAGCTCAATGGCACACTATTTCCCGATGGGCCGGCCGACTGGCTGCATGCGCCCAACCTGAAGGCGCTCGCGGACCGTTCCACGCGCTTTGCCAATGCCTATACCGGCTCGCCGCTTTGTGCGCCGGGGCGCGCCAGCTATATGTCGGGGCAGTTGCCGCACCGCACGCGCGTCTATGACAATGCGGCCGAGTTTGCCTCCGATATTCCAACCTATGCACACCATCTGCGGCGGGCGGGCTATCATACAGCGCTGTCGGGCAAGATGCATTTTGTCGGTCCCGACCAGATGCATGGCTTTGAGGAACGCCTGACCACCGATATCTATCCGGCCGATTTTGGCTGGACACCTGACTATCGCAAGCCCGGCGAGCGGATTGACTGGTGGTATCACAATCTCGGTTCGGTCACGGGCGCTGGCATTGGCGAGATTTCCAATCAGCTCGAATATGACGACGAGGTCGCCTTTCAGGCCACAGCCAAGGTCTATGATCTGGGGCGTCGTCTGGATGACCGGCCATGGATGATGACCGTCAGCTTCAGCCATCCCCATGACCCCTATGTAGCGCGCAAGAAGTACTGGGATCTCTACGCGGACTGCGAGCATCTGATGCCTAGGGTGTCGGCCATGGATTACGCTGAACAGGACCCGCACTCCAAGCGGTTGCTCGATGCCAGCGATGCCAAGTCGTTCGACATCACCGAAAAAAACATCAGGCGTTCGCGTCGCGCCTACTTCGCCAATATTTCCTATGTCGATGACAAGATCGGCGAGGTGCTGACGGCGCTCGAAGGCAGCGAACAGTCGGACAATACGATCATCGTGCTGGTGTCCGATCACGGCGACATGCTGGGCGAACGCGGGCTGTGGTTCAAGATGAGCTTTCTTGAAGGCTCTGCCCGCGTGCCGATGATGATTGCGGCACCGGGGCTGCCGCCCGGCCTAATCGAGACGCCGGTCAGCACCATGGATATTAATCCGACCCTGGCTGATCTGGCGGGCCTGGATTTGGGCGAGATCATGCCCTGGACCGACGGGGAATCGCTGGTGCCACTGGCTCAGGGCACACCGCGGTCCACGCCTGTGCTGATGGAATATGCCGCCGAGGGCTCGGAAGCGCCATTGGTGGCGTTGCGGCTGGAGAACTGGAAGTACATCCATTGCGAGCTCGATCCGCCGCAATTGTTCAATCTGGCGAGCGATCCCGATGAACTGGTCAATCTGGCGGCTGATCCGGGCCACGCCGAACTGGCTGCCCGCTTTGCTGATCTGGTGGCCAAGCATTGGAATCTGGAAGCTTTCGACGCTGATGTGCGCCAGAGTCAGGCGCGTCGGCTCATCGTCTATGAGGCGCTACGCAATGGTGCCTATTTTCCATGGGACTTCCAGCCGCTGCAAAAGGCATCGGAGCGCTTCATGCGCAACCACATGGATCTCAACGTTCTAGAACACAATCAACGCTATCCCCGAGGTGAATGA
- the betB gene encoding betaine-aldehyde dehydrogenase: MSMRNVQPTASHFIDGQYVEDKAGEVINCVYAATGETIATLHSATPAIIDQALAAAVKAQKEWAALLPVQRGRVLRKAADIIRERNQALSELETLDTGKPIQETLVADATSGADALEYFGGIAASITGETVPLGEDFVYTIREPLGVCVGIGAWNYPTQIACWKAAPALACGNAMVFKPSEITPLGALKLAEILMEAGAPAGLFNVVQGYGDVGASLIGDKRVDKVSLTGSVPTGRKVYAAAAEGIRHVTMELGGKSPLIVFDDADIDNAVSAAINANFYSTGQICSNGTRVFVHRDIRADFVKRLVERTKLAVIGDPMDPQTQIGPMVTAAQREKVLGYIATGKAEGAKLVLGGGVPQGEQFANANYIEPTIFEGVTDDMTIAREEIFGPVLSVLEFSGEAEVIERANATEFGLAAGVFTSDLQRGHRVVAKLQAGTCWINTYNLTPVEAPFGGVKMSGVGRENSRAAIEHYSQIKSVYVAMGGVEAPY, from the coding sequence ATGAGCATGCGTAACGTCCAACCAACCGCGAGCCATTTCATTGATGGCCAATATGTCGAAGACAAAGCAGGTGAGGTTATCAACTGCGTCTATGCAGCGACCGGCGAGACCATTGCCACGCTGCATTCAGCCACCCCGGCGATCATTGATCAGGCGCTGGCTGCCGCGGTAAAGGCGCAGAAGGAATGGGCAGCGCTGCTGCCGGTTCAGCGAGGGCGTGTGCTGCGCAAGGCGGCCGACATCATCCGCGAGCGCAACCAGGCGCTGTCCGAGCTCGAAACGCTCGACACTGGCAAGCCAATCCAGGAAACTCTGGTTGCCGACGCGACATCGGGGGCGGATGCGCTGGAGTATTTTGGCGGCATTGCGGCCAGCATTACCGGCGAAACCGTCCCGCTGGGTGAGGACTTCGTCTACACCATCCGCGAGCCGCTGGGCGTGTGCGTTGGCATCGGGGCATGGAATTACCCGACCCAGATCGCCTGCTGGAAAGCAGCGCCGGCGCTGGCTTGCGGCAATGCCATGGTATTCAAGCCCAGCGAGATCACACCATTGGGTGCACTCAAGCTGGCCGAAATCCTGATGGAAGCGGGCGCGCCTGCCGGCTTGTTCAATGTCGTGCAGGGTTATGGCGATGTCGGTGCCAGCCTGATCGGCGACAAGCGGGTCGACAAGGTGTCGCTGACAGGCTCGGTGCCAACGGGGCGCAAGGTCTATGCGGCCGCTGCCGAAGGCATTCGCCATGTCACCATGGAGCTGGGCGGCAAGTCGCCACTGATCGTGTTTGATGATGCCGATATCGACAATGCCGTCAGTGCGGCGATCAACGCCAATTTCTATTCGACCGGACAGATCTGCTCGAACGGCACACGGGTGTTCGTGCATCGCGATATCCGGGCCGATTTCGTCAAACGGCTGGTCGAACGCACCAAGCTGGCCGTGATTGGCGATCCCATGGATCCGCAGACCCAGATCGGGCCGATGGTCACTGCAGCGCAGCGCGAGAAGGTGCTGGGCTATATTGCCACCGGCAAGGCCGAGGGCGCCAAGCTGGTGCTAGGCGGCGGGGTGCCGCAAGGCGAGCAGTTCGCCAATGCAAACTATATCGAGCCGACGATTTTCGAGGGCGTGACTGACGATATGACCATCGCCCGCGAAGAAATCTTCGGACCCGTTTTGTCGGTGCTCGAATTCAGCGGCGAGGCTGAAGTCATCGAGCGGGCCAATGCCACCGAGTTCGGGCTGGCGGCTGGGGTGTTCACCTCCGATCTGCAGCGCGGACACCGGGTGGTGGCCAAGCTTCAGGCGGGAACGTGCTGGATCAACACCTACAATCTGACCCCGGTCGAGGCGCCTTTTGGTGGCGTCAAAATGTCGGGCGTCGGCCGCGAGAATTCACGCGCCGCCATAGAACACTATTCCCAGATCAAGTCGGTCTATGTCGCCATGGGTGGCGTTGAAGCACCTTATTGA
- the betA gene encoding choline dehydrogenase, whose product MQADFVIIGSGSAGSTMASRLSENGQHSIIVLEFGGTDMGPLIQMPAALSYPMNMAMYDWGFKSQPEPHLGGRKLVVPRGKVVGGSSSINGMVYVRGHARDFDTWAQSGAKGWSYADVLPYFKRMEDWHDGGHGGDAKWRGKDGPLHVTRGKRDNPLFKAFVDAGEQAGFERTDDYNGEKQEGFGPMEQTVWKGRRWSTANAYLKPALKRPNLELVKCFARRVVIENGRAVGVEIERGGQIEIVKANREVIIAASSINSPKLLMLSGIGPAAHLAEHGIKVVADRPGVGQNLQDHLELYIQQASTKPITLYKHWNLWGKALAGAQWLFFKSGLGTSNQFESAGFIRSKAGVEYPDIQFHFLPIAVRYDGQAAAEGHGFQAHVGPMRSASRGAVTLTSGNPKDAPSILFNYMSDPQDWADFRHCIRVTREIFGQKAFDEYRGAEILPGAAAQTDDELDAHIREHAESAYHPCGTCRMGSADDMSSVVDEQCRVIGVEGLRVADSSIFPTIPNGNLNAPSIMVGEKASDHILGKGMLPAEHVQPWINPRWQESDR is encoded by the coding sequence ATGCAAGCAGATTTCGTCATCATCGGTTCGGGTTCGGCCGGCTCCACCATGGCTTCTCGACTGAGCGAGAACGGGCAGCACTCGATCATCGTGCTCGAATTTGGTGGCACCGATATGGGGCCCCTGATCCAGATGCCGGCGGCGCTAAGCTATCCGATGAATATGGCCATGTATGACTGGGGCTTCAAAAGCCAGCCCGAGCCCCATCTGGGCGGCCGCAAGCTGGTCGTGCCGCGCGGCAAGGTTGTGGGCGGATCGTCCTCGATCAACGGCATGGTCTATGTGCGTGGCCATGCGCGTGACTTCGACACCTGGGCGCAGAGCGGCGCCAAGGGATGGAGCTATGCCGATGTGCTGCCCTACTTCAAGCGTATGGAAGACTGGCATGATGGTGGCCATGGCGGCGACGCGAAGTGGCGCGGCAAGGATGGCCCGCTGCATGTGACGCGTGGCAAGCGCGACAACCCGCTGTTCAAGGCGTTTGTCGATGCCGGCGAACAGGCCGGGTTCGAGCGCACCGACGACTATAATGGCGAAAAGCAGGAGGGCTTTGGCCCGATGGAGCAGACGGTCTGGAAGGGCCGGCGCTGGTCCACCGCCAATGCCTATCTCAAGCCGGCACTTAAGCGGCCAAACCTTGAATTGGTGAAGTGCTTCGCGCGCCGCGTGGTCATTGAAAATGGTCGCGCTGTTGGGGTGGAGATCGAACGGGGGGGGCAGATCGAAATCGTCAAGGCCAATCGCGAGGTGATCATTGCTGCCTCCTCGATCAACTCCCCCAAGCTGCTGATGCTCTCGGGCATTGGCCCGGCGGCACATCTGGCCGAGCATGGCATCAAGGTGGTCGCAGATCGCCCCGGTGTGGGGCAGAACCTGCAGGACCACCTCGAACTCTACATCCAGCAGGCGTCCACCAAGCCCATTACGCTCTACAAGCACTGGAATTTGTGGGGCAAGGCGCTAGCCGGCGCGCAATGGCTATTTTTCAAATCGGGTCTGGGCACCTCCAACCAGTTTGAGAGTGCAGGATTCATCCGCTCCAAGGCGGGTGTGGAATACCCCGATATCCAGTTCCATTTCCTGCCGATCGCGGTGCGTTATGATGGCCAGGCTGCGGCCGAAGGCCATGGTTTCCAGGCCCATGTGGGGCCGATGCGCTCGGCATCGCGCGGCGCTGTGACGCTGACCTCGGGCAATCCCAAGGACGCGCCCTCGATCCTATTCAACTACATGTCCGATCCGCAGGACTGGGCCGATTTCCGGCACTGTATTCGTGTCACCCGCGAGATCTTTGGCCAGAAGGCGTTCGACGAATACCGGGGGGCCGAAATCCTGCCGGGGGCGGCGGCGCAAACCGATGACGAGCTTGATGCCCATATTCGCGAGCACGCCGAAAGCGCCTATCATCCCTGTGGTACCTGCCGCATGGGTTCGGCAGACGACATGTCGTCGGTGGTTGATGAACAATGCCGGGTTATCGGGGTCGAGGGGCTTCGCGTTGCCGACAGTTCGATCTTCCCCACCATCCCCAATGGTAACCTCAATGCCCCCTCGATTATGGTCGGTGAAAAGGCATCAGATCACATTCTGGGCAAGGGCATGTTGCCCGCAGAACACGTCCAGCCATGGATTAATCCGCGTTGGCAGGAATCTGATCGCTGA
- a CDS encoding MFS transporter, producing the protein MSEVPVRSPLLAAGAILFSVALLIMGNGLQVMLLPIRGGIEGFSSFEVGMLGSGYFFGFVLGCAFSPLLIIRAGHIRTFAALVAIASAAALGYPVAVDPIVWVLLRMITGFCLSGLYLVVESWLNDQATNETRGTLISTYVTVNFTVITLGQMMVTLFKPDSFVLFSIASVLVSLAAVPIVMTRSTQPPPITIVRFRPKRMFRLSPTGTVSIFLIGVATGSFWSLGPTYANAASGSITDAALFMSAAVLGGALLQWPAGKISDHVDRRLVMIGLALASLMVGVVILVVPHVTWLWLVLGLAFGAGLLPAYAIAASHVFDFADRSDYVEISAGLLLLNGLGSTVGPLLTSLAIELFGPSGMFITNGVVMMVLIGFVAVRLSRREGLPEEEKENFDWGTAGAVSVVGDEEAVQLSDLVVQESDLVVQEPAA; encoded by the coding sequence ATGTCGGAAGTTCCTGTCCGTTCGCCGCTGCTCGCAGCCGGCGCCATTCTGTTCAGCGTGGCGCTACTGATCATGGGCAATGGTCTGCAGGTGATGTTGCTGCCAATCCGTGGCGGTATAGAAGGCTTCTCGTCGTTTGAAGTGGGCATGCTCGGTTCGGGCTATTTCTTTGGCTTCGTGCTGGGCTGTGCCTTCTCGCCGCTGCTGATTATCCGGGCAGGGCACATCCGAACATTCGCGGCGTTGGTGGCCATCGCCTCTGCGGCGGCGCTGGGCTATCCGGTGGCGGTTGATCCGATCGTGTGGGTCCTGCTGCGCATGATCACCGGATTTTGCCTGTCAGGTCTGTATCTGGTGGTGGAAAGCTGGCTCAACGATCAGGCGACCAATGAAACCCGCGGTACGCTGATTTCGACCTATGTGACGGTCAATTTCACGGTGATCACGCTGGGTCAGATGATGGTCACCCTGTTCAAGCCCGACTCGTTCGTGCTGTTCTCGATTGCCTCGGTGCTAGTCTCGCTGGCGGCGGTGCCGATCGTGATGACGCGCTCGACCCAGCCGCCGCCGATCACCATTGTGCGGTTTCGCCCCAAGCGGATGTTCCGACTATCCCCCACGGGCACTGTCTCGATCTTCCTGATCGGGGTGGCGACCGGTTCATTCTGGTCACTGGGGCCAACCTACGCCAATGCGGCCAGTGGCAGCATTACCGATGCGGCGTTGTTCATGAGTGCGGCAGTGCTGGGTGGCGCGCTGCTGCAGTGGCCCGCAGGCAAGATCTCCGACCATGTCGATCGACGCCTGGTAATGATCGGGCTGGCGCTCGCTTCGCTAATGGTTGGCGTGGTCATTCTCGTTGTGCCGCATGTGACCTGGCTCTGGCTTGTGCTCGGTCTGGCATTCGGGGCGGGGCTGTTGCCGGCCTATGCCATCGCGGCCTCGCACGTTTTCGATTTTGCTGATCGCTCCGACTATGTGGAGATTTCGGCGGGGCTGCTGCTGCTCAATGGTCTGGGATCGACAGTGGGTCCGCTGCTGACTTCGCTGGCCATCGAGCTGTTCGGGCCCAGTGGCATGTTCATCACCAATGGTGTGGTGATGATGGTGTTGATTGGTTTCGTGGCTGTCCGTCTCAGCCGTCGTGAGGGCCTGCCAGAAGAAGAAAAGGAAAACTTCGACTGGGGTACTGCGGGCGCCGTGTCCGTGGTGGGCGACGAAGAAGCCGTGCAGCTCAGCGATCTGGTTGTCCAGGAAAGCGATCTTGTGGTGCAGGAACCGGCCGCCTGA
- a CDS encoding phosphoserine transaminase — translation MPLTAPAVKPANPNFSSGPCAKRPGWTVEALANALVGRSHRSKPGKARIQRAIDLTRDLLEVPADYRIGIVPASDTGAVEMAMWSMLGARGVDMLAWESFGEGWVTDVSKQLKLDDARIIKAPYGELPDLAQVDFDRDVVFTWNGTTSGVRVANGDWIPDDRKGLTICDATSAAFAQKLDFAKLDVVTFSWQKALGGEAAHGVLILSPRAVERLETFKPDRPLPKIFRLTKGGRLIEEIFAAATINTPSMICIEDAIDAMEWGQSLGGLAAMQARADANFKVLSDWVAKTDWVEFLAKNEANRSNTSVCLSIVDPAVTALDDAAQAAFAKAIVAKLDKAAVAFDIGAYKDAPSGLRIWAGCTIETADLAALVPWLDFAFAEEKAALKAAA, via the coding sequence ATGCCCCTGACCGCGCCGGCGGTAAAACCGGCTAATCCGAATTTTTCGTCGGGCCCGTGTGCCAAGCGTCCAGGCTGGACGGTTGAAGCGCTTGCCAATGCACTGGTCGGTCGTTCGCACCGCTCCAAGCCCGGCAAGGCCCGCATTCAGCGCGCCATCGACCTGACCCGCGACCTGCTCGAAGTCCCAGCCGATTACCGCATCGGCATTGTCCCCGCCTCCGATACCGGCGCTGTCGAAATGGCCATGTGGTCCATGCTCGGCGCGCGCGGCGTTGATATGCTGGCTTGGGAAAGCTTTGGCGAAGGCTGGGTCACCGACGTTTCCAAGCAGCTCAAGCTCGATGACGCCCGCATCATCAAGGCTCCCTATGGCGAATTGCCGGATCTTGCCCAGGTCGATTTTGACCGCGACGTGGTGTTCACATGGAACGGCACGACCTCGGGTGTCCGCGTTGCCAATGGCGACTGGATCCCGGATGACCGCAAGGGTCTGACCATTTGCGATGCCACTTCGGCCGCGTTTGCGCAGAAGCTCGATTTTGCCAAGCTCGATGTGGTCACCTTCTCCTGGCAGAAGGCGCTGGGTGGCGAGGCCGCCCATGGCGTGCTGATCCTGTCGCCACGCGCTGTGGAGCGGCTCGAGACCTTCAAGCCAGACCGCCCGCTGCCCAAGATTTTCCGCCTGACCAAGGGCGGCAGGCTGATCGAAGAAATTTTCGCAGCTGCTACCATCAACACGCCTTCGATGATCTGCATCGAAGACGCCATTGATGCCATGGAATGGGGTCAGTCGCTGGGTGGCCTTGCTGCCATGCAGGCGCGTGCCGACGCCAATTTCAAGGTGCTCTCGGACTGGGTCGCCAAGACCGACTGGGTTGAGTTCCTCGCCAAGAATGAAGCCAATCGGTCCAACACCTCAGTGTGCTTGTCGATTGTCGATCCCGCCGTCACCGCGCTTGATGATGCAGCGCAGGCTGCATTCGCCAAGGCGATTGTCGCCAAGCTCGACAAGGCCGCCGTGGCCTTTGACATCGGCGCCTATAAGGACGCGCCGTCGGGCCTGCGCATCTGGGCTGGCTGCACCATCGAGACGGCCGATCTTGCCGCGCTCGTGCCATGGCTGGATTTTGCCTTCGCCGAAGAAAAAGCTGCCCTCAAGGCCGCTGCCTAA
- the serA gene encoding phosphoglycerate dehydrogenase — protein MPKVLVSDKLSMAAVQIFKDNGVEVDYLPDLGKDKEKLLEAIGQYDGLAIRSATKMTEKVIAAATNLKVIGRAGIGVDNVDIPAATKKGIIVMNTPFGNSITTAEHAIAMMMALARQLPEADASTRAGKWEKNRFMGVEVTSKTLGLIGAGNIGSIVADRAQGLKMKVVAFDPFLTPERAQEIGVEKVELDELLGRADFITLHTPLIDATRNIIDAAALAKTKKGVRIVNCARGGLIDEAALYEALKSGQVAGAALDVFLEEPATANPLFELPNVICTPHLGASTGEAQENVALQVAEQISAYLNAGEITNALNFPSISAEEAPRLTPFIKLAEVLGSFAGQLTETAIKGIKIEFEGDVASMNTRPMVASAVYGVMRPMMPDVNMVSAPQIAKDRGIGVEVVTREQQGAYENYIRLTVVTERQERAVAGTVFASGKPRVIQVKNINMEAELTPSMLYVTNEDKPGHIGRMGTLLGTLGINIANFNLGRAEQGSDAIALLSIDGQLTEAQLAEIASLEGVKQAKALRF, from the coding sequence ATGCCCAAGGTACTCGTTTCCGACAAGCTCAGCATGGCTGCCGTTCAGATCTTCAAGGACAATGGCGTCGAGGTCGACTATCTGCCCGATCTGGGCAAGGACAAGGAAAAGCTGCTCGAGGCCATCGGCCAGTATGATGGTCTGGCCATCCGTTCGGCGACCAAGATGACCGAGAAGGTCATTGCGGCAGCGACCAATCTCAAGGTGATCGGCCGGGCCGGTATCGGTGTCGACAACGTCGATATCCCGGCGGCGACCAAGAAGGGCATCATCGTGATGAATACGCCCTTCGGCAATTCGATCACGACCGCTGAGCATGCCATTGCCATGATGATGGCGCTGGCCCGCCAGTTGCCCGAGGCCGATGCCTCGACCCGTGCCGGCAAGTGGGAAAAGAACCGCTTCATGGGTGTGGAAGTCACCAGCAAGACGCTGGGCCTGATCGGCGCGGGCAATATCGGCTCGATCGTGGCCGATCGCGCGCAGGGGCTGAAGATGAAGGTCGTGGCTTTCGACCCGTTCCTGACGCCAGAGCGTGCGCAGGAAATCGGCGTCGAAAAGGTCGAGCTCGATGAATTGCTGGGCCGCGCCGATTTCATCACGCTGCACACGCCACTGATCGACGCGACACGCAACATCATCGACGCCGCTGCCCTGGCCAAGACCAAGAAGGGTGTTCGCATCGTCAATTGCGCCCGTGGTGGTCTGATCGACGAAGCTGCGCTCTACGAGGCTCTGAAATCCGGCCAGGTGGCTGGTGCTGCACTGGACGTGTTCCTGGAAGAACCCGCCACCGCCAATCCGCTGTTCGAACTGCCCAACGTCATCTGCACCCCGCATCTGGGTGCATCGACCGGCGAAGCGCAGGAAAATGTCGCGCTGCAGGTGGCCGAACAGATCTCGGCCTATCTCAATGCGGGCGAAATCACCAATGCGCTGAACTTCCCGTCGATCTCGGCCGAGGAAGCGCCGCGCCTGACGCCATTCATCAAGCTTGCTGAAGTGCTGGGTTCGTTCGCCGGTCAGCTCACCGAAACGGCCATCAAGGGCATCAAGATCGAGTTCGAAGGTGACGTCGCCAGCATGAATACCCGCCCCATGGTGGCCTCGGCCGTCTATGGCGTGATGCGCCCGATGATGCCGGATGTGAACATGGTGTCGGCACCGCAGATCGCCAAGGATCGCGGTATCGGCGTTGAAGTGGTGACCCGCGAACAGCAGGGCGCCTACGAGAACTATATTCGCCTCACTGTCGTGACCGAGCGTCAGGAACGGGCTGTGGCCGGTACGGTCTTCGCCAGCGGCAAGCCACGCGTCATTCAGGTCAAGAACATCAATATGGAAGCCGAACTGACGCCGTCGATGCTCTATGTGACCAATGAGGACAAGCCAGGCCATATCGGCCGTATGGGCACGTTGCTGGGCACGCTTGGCATCAACATCGCCAACTTCAATCTGGGGCGCGCCGAACAGGGCTCCGATGCGATTGCGCTGCTGTCGATCGATGGTCAGTTGACCGAAGCGCAGCTGGCAGAGATCGCCTCGCTCGAAGGCGTCAAGCAGGCCAAGGCACTGCGTTTCTAG
- a CDS encoding DMT family transporter, protein MTKPLEHQNRGISARLLDQPYLMLILAPMFWGGNVVAAKMVVGEMDPFLLLASRCVGATLFILPFAWRFLHDDMPVLRRNWLLLMAYGAVGYAIFNGFLYIGLTTTTAVNSSIEQGSLPMLILAANFIIFRVRATLLQIIGVLIAITGVALTATHGDLSRILTLDVNVGDGFIILACLTYTSYTLALRFRPKVHIMSFMAVAFAGAAITALVMLQVFGSGLSAFATIPQASPKVWAVMAYVMVFPSMFSQVFYARGVELVGANRAAPSHNLIPVFGTLGSVIILGERLEVYHYIAAAIIIGGIAMAEWAARRMRA, encoded by the coding sequence ATGACAAAGCCGCTAGAACACCAAAATCGCGGCATTTCCGCCCGACTGCTCGACCAGCCCTATCTGATGCTGATTCTGGCCCCGATGTTTTGGGGTGGAAATGTTGTGGCCGCCAAGATGGTGGTGGGCGAGATGGACCCTTTCCTGCTCCTCGCCAGCCGCTGCGTCGGCGCCACATTATTCATCCTGCCATTCGCCTGGCGCTTCCTGCATGACGATATGCCGGTACTACGCCGCAACTGGCTGCTGCTGATGGCCTATGGCGCCGTTGGCTATGCGATTTTCAACGGGTTTCTCTATATCGGCCTGACCACAACGACCGCGGTCAACTCCTCGATCGAGCAGGGATCATTGCCCATGCTGATCCTGGCCGCCAATTTCATCATCTTTCGGGTGCGCGCCACCCTGCTGCAGATTATCGGCGTGCTCATTGCCATAACCGGCGTTGCTTTGACCGCCACCCATGGCGATCTCAGTCGCATCCTGACGCTCGACGTCAATGTCGGCGACGGGTTCATCATCCTGGCCTGCCTCACCTATACCAGCTACACGCTCGCCCTGCGCTTCCGGCCCAAAGTGCACATTATGAGCTTTATGGCGGTGGCCTTTGCCGGTGCGGCGATTACCGCACTGGTCATGTTGCAGGTCTTTGGCAGCGGTCTGAGCGCCTTCGCCACCATTCCGCAGGCCTCGCCCAAGGTCTGGGCGGTCATGGCCTATGTGATGGTTTTCCCATCCATGTTCAGCCAGGTGTTTTACGCGCGCGGCGTCGAGCTGGTCGGTGCCAATCGCGCTGCGCCCAGCCATAATCTGATCCCGGTGTTCGGCACGCTGGGCTCGGTAATCATTCTGGGCGAACGCCTGGAGGTGTACCACTATATTGCCGCAGCCATCATCATCGGCGGCATCGCCATGGCCGAATGGGCCGCCCGGCGCATGCGCGCATAA
- a CDS encoding adenylosuccinate synthase produces the protein MANVVVVGSQWGDEGKGKIVDWLSERADVVVRYQGGHNAGHTLVIDGVSYKLALLPSGLVQGKLSVIGNGVVVDPHHFVNELERLRAQGVKITPELLRIADNAPLILSLHRELDAIREDSNSGLKIGTTKRGIGPAYEDKVGRRAIRLVDLSEPDTLMIKIERLLTHHNALRRGMGLVEIEAQKIYDELTAVAADILPFMDQVWKVLDDKRKAGDRILFEGAQGALLDNDHGTYPFVTSSNTVAGQAAAGSGLGPTAIGYVLGITKAYTTRVGEGPFPCELDDEVGKHLAVVGREVGVNTGRPRRCGWFDAVLVRQTVKTSGITGIALTKLDVLDGLKEIKVCVGYELDGSRIDYLPASMGAQARVKPIYETLEGWSETTAGARSWAELPAQAIKYVRFIEEQIGTPVAMLSTSPERLDTILVVDPFQD, from the coding sequence ATGGCTAATGTGGTTGTCGTCGGCTCGCAGTGGGGCGACGAGGGCAAGGGCAAGATCGTGGACTGGCTCAGCGAGCGTGCCGATGTTGTGGTGCGCTATCAGGGCGGTCACAATGCCGGCCATACGCTGGTCATTGACGGGGTGAGCTACAAGCTTGCACTGCTGCCGTCCGGTCTGGTGCAGGGCAAGCTCTCGGTTATCGGTAATGGTGTGGTTGTTGATCCCCACCACTTCGTCAACGAGCTGGAACGGCTGCGCGCCCAGGGGGTCAAGATCACCCCCGAGTTGCTGCGCATCGCGGACAATGCGCCGTTGATCCTGTCGCTGCATCGCGAACTCGATGCGATCCGCGAAGATTCAAATTCGGGTCTGAAGATTGGTACCACCAAGCGTGGCATTGGTCCGGCCTATGAAGACAAGGTTGGCCGTCGTGCCATCCGTCTGGTTGATCTGAGCGAGCCGGACACGCTGATGATCAAGATCGAGCGGCTGCTCACGCATCATAATGCCTTGCGGCGTGGCATGGGGCTGGTCGAGATCGAAGCCCAAAAGATCTATGACGAACTGACAGCCGTTGCCGCCGACATCCTGCCCTTCATGGATCAGGTGTGGAAGGTGCTCGACGACAAGCGCAAGGCGGGCGACCGCATCCTGTTTGAAGGCGCTCAGGGCGCTCTGCTCGACAATGATCACGGCACCTATCCGTTCGTGACCTCGTCCAACACTGTTGCCGGTCAGGCTGCTGCCGGTTCGGGCCTGGGCCCTACAGCCATCGGCTATGTGCTGGGCATCACCAAGGCCTATACGACCCGCGTTGGTGAAGGGCCGTTCCCGTGCGAACTCGACGACGAAGTTGGCAAGCATCTGGCGGTCGTTGGTCGCGAGGTTGGCGTCAACACCGGTCGCCCGCGTCGCTGTGGCTGGTTTGATGCGGTGCTGGTGCGTCAGACGGTCAAGACATCGGGTATTACCGGTATCGCGCTGACCAAGCTGGACGTGCTGGATGGTCTCAAAGAGATCAAGGTCTGTGTCGGCTATGAGCTGGATGGATCACGGATCGATTACTTGCCTGCCTCAATGGGAGCACAAGCGCGCGTTAAGCCAATCTACGAGACACTGGAAGGCTGGTCGGAGACGACAGCAGGGGCGCGTAGCTGGGCTGAATTGCCCGCTCAGGCCATCAAATATGTCCGGTTTATCGAAGAGCAGATTGGCACGCCGGTGGCGATGCTGTCGACGAGCCCGGAGCGGCTGGATACCATCTTGGTGGTTGACCCGTTCCAAGACTGA